The genomic interval GACAAGGTAATTCCACCTATTATGCTTATGGATATGGATATCAAAGTGTAAACCACGGTAACACTACCTATCTATGGGACGATATGCCAAACTCCCTCTCAGGATCAAATCTACCAGTAGCTACTCTTATCTACCATGCAGCTGTATCGGTTGAGATGGGGTTTGCACCGGATGGATCTGGTTCCAATGGTGTTCTGGCAAGAAACGCATTTGTAGACCATTTTAACTACGCCTCAGCAAATTATTTGCAAAAACAGAACTATAGTACCAGCGCTTGGGAAAGCATTCTACGCACCCAATTGGACAACGGAGTCCCCTTGTATTACAGCGGATCCGGTGAAACAAGCGGACATGCTTTCAATTGCGATGGATATCAGGGAACAAACTACTTCCATTTCAATTTTGGTTGGAGTGGATCATACAATGGTTATTTCTACCTTAACGATCTTAGCCCCGGTAGTAGCAACTTCCCTTATTATCAAGCCGCCATTGTAGATGCTATTCCTGCCGGCTACACTATTACGGAGCCCAGAATACAACTTGAAGCATATTCACCCATCGCCGGAGACGAATTTCCCGTAACTTTGACCACATATCCTCTTGTTGGCTCTTGGAACGTAAACAATGTACAGCTCGGCTTGTTCTACGAACACTCCGCAATGGAATACATCGGATACGATCTCAACGATACCATCGCTCCCGATGCCTATATAGAAGTAGTAAACGACAATAACGGAACCCTGAATATCAATCTGGGCACTGCCAATCCCCTGATCGGCACAGGTAACCTGATTAGATTCAATTTTAGAGCCATAGAACCAGGTAATTTCTATTTTGGACAGGTAAACATGACCTATAACGGCCAGTTCTTACAAAATGTGGAACCCCTGTTGCTGGACGTTATTGCTCCCGTTGAAACACTTGATCAATCCAGTATAAGCCTTGTAAATGTAATGCATGTTGGCTACAATCAACTTGGAGCCATGATCATGAACACAACCTATATCCCGCCCTCTTGGGGAGTAACCAGCGTGGATTTCGATGTTCATTTCGACTCCGAACGAATCAATCTGGAAAACATAATCTGCGAAGAAACACTCATTGCTGACGCTGAAAATATCCAGATAACGCCTATTGAGCCTGGTGTTGTTCATGTATCGTGCGAGACAATCCTTCCCCTTTGTAGCAACAATCTGCCCCTGATGAAACTAAATTTCAGAGCCATCGGAAACACTTCCAGTGTTATGCCAGTAGTGGTAACTCTAAGCGATTTCTACTACAATCAAACTCTCATTACAGATACATCACGGGGAATATTTGTACTATCTGCGGTGTCTGCAAATGAAGAAGATGTTCCGCTTCCCATACTCAGCGTTAGCTCCTATCCCAATCCCTTTAACCCAACTACCACGATCTTACTTAACCTCCCCATAGCTCAAACTGTTGATGCTGCAATATTCAATCTTAAGGGACAGCGCGTGTTCAACCTTCATAATGGAACCTTGAGTAGCGGTGAACACCGGTTTATTTGGAATGGTGTGGATCAAAACAAGAATGCAGTAGGCAATGGTGTATACCTTCTTAAAATAGACACCGAAACCCAAACTATCCATCGTAAACTGAGTTTAATGAAGTAATCTTATAATAACTAGTATTATACAGAACCCCAAATTTGTTGGGGTTCTTTTTTATGTTATACTTAATTTCTGGGAAAGAGCGTTAAATGATCAGGATATGGGTGTGGATGAACATAGGCACACCAGAAAAAGCCCACCATACCGATATCTCCTGCATTAAAATCAGCTATATATATGGATGTGCAACGGTCTCTGGGCTTTTTAATGGGTAGCGAGTATAAGCGGATTTATAGTAAGGCTAATCTGTTTTATAACGGATTGTTCCATTATAAGTATAGCGCAGAGATGTGCTCATCTTATCCAGTCTGCGAATAGTTTCGGCATGAGGAAAACCATATACATTGCGTTTAGAGGTTGTGATTACAGATTCTTTCGGATCTATGTAATACAAGAATTCTTCGCTCGATGAACTTCTGGATCCGTGGTGAGGAATTTTAAGGATGTCAGCTCTCAATTCAAGAGGATAATGTTCTGTTAGCCATAACTCTGCCTCGCGTTCGATATCTCCAGTAAATAGGAAACGGACGGATTTTGAATCGTACCGTAACACGATGGAATTATTGTTTAGATCATTATTATTAAACTGATTGTTGGGATGCAGTATCTTTATCCGGTGAGAACCTAATTGAATACTTGTGGTGTCGCTGATACTCATTATGCGTGTGTTTCTTAAGTTTAATTTGGGAGCTATCGATAGCCAAGTATTACTACTGAGATCTGTTCTACTCAAGATGAGGTTTTTTACTTTTAAATGGTTCAACAAACTCGGTAAGCCTCCAGCGTGGTCGGTATGCAAATGAGTTATCAGCAAATAGTCTATAGTGCTTATTCTGTTGCGAGCTAACCATACCAGTAGTTTCTTTTGCGCCCAAGATTCCGATAAGCTTTCTTGAGCTAGATCTGTTTCCGCTCGAAAGCCAGGAACACCACCCGCATCGATCATCAAACTGCTCCCGTCATCGGCAAAAATGAGGCTACAATCTGCCACTCCAGCATTGAATATATACACTTCGCTTTTGTGTTTAACAGGAATAAACATAAGAACTGCAATTATACAGATTATGGGAATCCCGTAGTTCAACAATATCTTGCGCCGAGCTTTTAGAAACAGAAAACCAATCAAAATAACCAAGCCTAAGGCTATGGCATGGTGCAGAGAAATCCAGTTAGATTCGATGTATAAAGGTAGTTTAGCACAAAATTCCAGCCAATATTGCCAAAGATCGGCGATTGCTTTAAAACATAGAATAACTGGTTGCCAATCAAATAATAGTACAATAATCGATAAAAAAAGCAATATCGACATCAGCGGAAGCCCAATAAGATTTGCCAATACTCCATTGAGCGATGCTGTTCCAAAATAATACAGTGTAAATGGTGCTATTCCCAAACCTACGATTAAACTAATTAGAGCATAATCTGCTACTTTGCGAATGCCTTTATGGATAACTGATTTTGTTGCCTGTGGTTTGCTCTGCGGTAGAGCAAAAACAATTAATGCAACGCATAGAAACGATAACTGTAGGCCTAATTGAAATAGTTCTTGGGGATTGATGAGGGTAATAATGAATAACGATACAGAGAGGCTCTGTGCAACGGCAAGTGGGCGCGATAACCAACGTGAGATTATTAGTAAATCTATCATTAGCATAGCTCTGGAAATTGGCGGCGCCCAGTTGTTGATTGCCGCAAATAATAGCAAGAAAAGCATGAATAATGCTTCAGCAACACGCATCGGAAGAAACAGTCTTAGCACCATCAGCAACAGAAAGCTTATCAGCATAACATGCAAACCACTTACTACAATAAGATGAGTAATACCAGCTCTACTAAGCTCAGGTCTGTGTTCTTGTTTGAATGCAGTGTCACTTAATAACATAGCTTTGGCAAGGGGGGCATAAACACCAAGACGGCTATCCAGGCGTTCCCGAATCCACATTCTGGTACTATTAATTATGCTCTTAGAAGCCAAAACTGGAAGCTTATGCAGAGGAAGAACCGGACGCAATAAAGCGTGAAACCTTTGTGGATACACATCTAAAACTGGGTCACTATTTAAGGTCTCCAGTTTGCATAGAGAACTGTAGCTATCACCAATATCCAATTCCTTTTGATAATACATCAAAACTTTCTGATTTACTTCTATTCCTGCTACCTGCTGCAAATCTATCTGATACACTCCATCAGCCAATTTACTTTGTACTAAGAACTTCATCTTTTGCTGTATCTCGCCCTTACTTTGTAAAATGCTTATTAAAGGCGATGATTGTGTTTGCCTTGATTTAAACCTAATTGCCCCGAAGCCTAAGATAATCAGTAAAATCAGTATTGTCCGCAGAGTTTTCTTGCAAACAACAGCAAGCAAGAATAAACTAAAAATCCCCGCCAGATACCCTAACATTGGTGCTTGCAGGTATTTTCCAGAAAGAATGCCTGCTACCCAAAAAATAACGGGAATCAACAAAGGGCTGGGTAGCTTTTCCCTTATGGAAATTACTTTACTTTCGGTTGTAGAATCCAAGGA from Candidatus Cloacimonadota bacterium carries:
- a CDS encoding C10 family peptidase translates to MKESNGQKNIVLLSIFMLVWVGLGAEFVVPDVAANAAQNWLSYWQPQKNHQIKEIRSYKNQRFANIDIGQEFKETDLPQLYLCLFNNGNYVVVPADDNAPPVLAYSSLALKDANDMPPAFEMWMKFYADNVNTIRTKSLNNEEHQRLWQEISQNIFSSIQRTEEVSPLLKTNWDQDWPYNELCPADLDGPGGRVYAGCVATAMAQLMKFWNKPITGQGNSTYYAYGYGYQSVNHGNTTYLWDDMPNSLSGSNLPVATLIYHAAVSVEMGFAPDGSGSNGVLARNAFVDHFNYASANYLQKQNYSTSAWESILRTQLDNGVPLYYSGSGETSGHAFNCDGYQGTNYFHFNFGWSGSYNGYFYLNDLSPGSSNFPYYQAAIVDAIPAGYTITEPRIQLEAYSPIAGDEFPVTLTTYPLVGSWNVNNVQLGLFYEHSAMEYIGYDLNDTIAPDAYIEVVNDNNGTLNINLGTANPLIGTGNLIRFNFRAIEPGNFYFGQVNMTYNGQFLQNVEPLLLDVIAPVETLDQSSISLVNVMHVGYNQLGAMIMNTTYIPPSWGVTSVDFDVHFDSERINLENIICEETLIADAENIQITPIEPGVVHVSCETILPLCSNNLPLMKLNFRAIGNTSSVMPVVVTLSDFYYNQTLITDTSRGIFVLSAVSANEEDVPLPILSVSSYPNPFNPTTTILLNLPIAQTVDAAIFNLKGQRVFNLHNGTLSSGEHRFIWNGVDQNKNAVGNGVYLLKIDTETQTIHRKLSLMK
- a CDS encoding DNA internalization-related competence protein ComEC/Rec2, with protein sequence MKFLVQSKLADGVYQIDLQQVAGIEVNQKVLMYYQKELDIGDSYSSLCKLETLNSDPVLDVYPQRFHALLRPVLPLHKLPVLASKSIINSTRMWIRERLDSRLGVYAPLAKAMLLSDTAFKQEHRPELSRAGITHLIVVSGLHVMLISFLLLMVLRLFLPMRVAEALFMLFLLLFAAINNWAPPISRAMLMIDLLIISRWLSRPLAVAQSLSVSLFIITLINPQELFQLGLQLSFLCVALIVFALPQSKPQATKSVIHKGIRKVADYALISLIVGLGIAPFTLYYFGTASLNGVLANLIGLPLMSILLFLSIIVLLFDWQPVILCFKAIADLWQYWLEFCAKLPLYIESNWISLHHAIALGLVILIGFLFLKARRKILLNYGIPIICIIAVLMFIPVKHKSEVYIFNAGVADCSLIFADDGSSLMIDAGGVPGFRAETDLAQESLSESWAQKKLLVWLARNRISTIDYLLITHLHTDHAGGLPSLLNHLKVKNLILSRTDLSSNTWLSIAPKLNLRNTRIMSISDTTSIQLGSHRIKILHPNNQFNNNDLNNNSIVLRYDSKSVRFLFTGDIEREAELWLTEHYPLELRADILKIPHHGSRSSSSEEFLYYIDPKESVITTSKRNVYGFPHAETIRRLDKMSTSLRYTYNGTIRYKTD